GTAGAGCATCCCCGTGACTTTATGGTACGTAGTTTCCCCTGTTTTGCCGGGGAAAAAGTACGTAATTCGAGCGTCAGGAGATCCGTCCGGGATTTTCGTTCACAAACGCCGACCAGGCCCCTTTTTTCGTTTTTTTACCAGTTGATTTTTTACCCGGCAGGGCGTCTTTGTGGAAGTAATGACAAATGGCGATCGCCAGCGCGTCGGTGGCATCAAAAAACTCGGGGTCCAGTTCAACCCGCAGCAAATGGCCCACCATGTGCGAAACCTGCTCCTTGGCGGCATTCCCGTTGCCCGTCACCGACTGCTTGACCCGGCGGGGAGCGTACTCAACAATCGGAATTCCGCGCGACAGCGCAGCCGCCATTACCACGCCCTGCGCCCGGCCCAATTTGAGCATAGCCTGCACGTTTTTGCCGAAAAACGGGTCCTCAATCGCCATCTCGTCGGGCAGGTATTCTTCAATGAGCTGAATCATCCGCTCAAAGAGTTTCTTTAATTTCAGTTCGTGGGTGCTATATTTGCTCAGGTGAATGACACCGTATTGCAACATATCCATCTGGGCTTTCCGAATTCCGATGACCCCATAGCCCGCAATCTGAGTGCCGGGATCGACGCCCAGAATAATCTTTTCGTACAGTTCATGTTCGGGAGCGGGAGTTGAAACGGGCATGGAATTTTGTACGGTGTTTTAGCAGTGATGATATGCAAAGTAACGGTTTCGTCCCGCAAAGAACGTATTCCAGGACCAAAAAAATCGCGTTTTGGTCAAAAATCGGTATCCTTCTCCTGATTGTCAGCTATATTTTTTTAACCGTTAACCGTCAGCAACACGATTTCCAATCGGCCTGGCGGTATTGGCAAAATGCCAACTGGCTTAGCTTCTCCGCCTTTCTCCTCCTGCTGCTCACGCCCGTCAACTGGTTACTGGAAGCCCTGAAGTGGCAGATTCTGGTCCGCCGGGTCGAACCCATTTCGCTGGGGGAAGCCACGCAGGGCGTTCTGGCGGGGTTAGCGATGGGGTTTGCCCTGCCCGCTCAGTTGGGCGACACGGCCGGGCGGCTGCTGTCGCTGCGCTCCGACCAACGCTGGGAAGGCATCGGGGCCGCGCTGGTTTCAGGTGGGATGCAGTTTTTCGCGGCCTTATTTTTCGGCACCGTCGCCCTGTTTGTTCGGTTGCAGACCGGGGCAACGGAGCTGCCAATGGCCCAGTGGATCTTGTTCTGGCTCCTGCTGCTGACGCTTGCGCTGGGTTTGCTGGCGGGCTGGTTTCGACACCGGCTGGCCCACCTCCCGTTCCGCTGGATGCAGCGCTGGGAAAAATACTGGGCCGTCGCTGCCCACTACACCACCCCCGAACTCTGGCTGGCCTTCGGGGTGGCAGCACTGCGTTACCTGACCTTTTCGCTGCAATTCTACCTGGCCATGAATTTATTCGGTATTGACCTGCCCATCCGGGAAACCACCACGGGCATCGGACTCGTTTACCTGGGCAAAACAATTATTCCGGCTTTCAACCTGCTGAGTGATCTGGGCGTCCGGGAAGCAACGTCGATGTGGGTTTTCGGCCAGTGGCAGGTGCCCGCAACCCAGATTCTGTCGGCGACCCTCACCCTGTGGCTGATCAACATCCTGGCTCCGGTGCTGGTCGGGTTGTTCTGGGTCTGGAAATTAAAACTGACAAACCGTCACTAGTTCATGATTTACGTCCTGATCGGTATATCCATTCTCTACGCGTTGTTTACCTTGATTCTGGCCGTCACCTGGTGGCGAATGCCCGTTTTTAGGGCTTCGTCGGCTCCTCCCCCGGGCAATTTGCCCAGGATCAGCGTCATTATTCCGGTTCGGAATGAAGCGTTTACGCTGCCGCTGTTGCTGGCGGACTTAAAAGCCCAGACGTATGCGCCCGATCTTTTTGAAGTCATCGTGGCCGATGATTCTTCCACCGACAACACCCTGCAAATCGCGCAGGAACTGGCCAGGGCCGTTCCCTACGCCCTGCGCCCGCTGCCCCTCGCCAACGAACCGACGACCTCTCCCAAGAAGCGGGCTATCCGTCAGAGCATCACCCAGGCCACCGGCGACCTGATTGTCACCACCGACGGCGACTGCCGCGTGGGGCCGCGGTGGCTGGAAAGCATTGCGGTTTTTTACCAGCAAACCGGCGCCCGGCTGATCAGCGGTCCCATCAGTTTTAACTCCGACCACACGGTTTTCGGCAACCTGCAAACCGTGGAAAGCAGCAGTTTGATCGGCGCGGGAGCCTGCACCATGTACCTGGGTTCACCAACCATGTGCAACGGCGCTAACCTGACCTACGAAAAACGGGTTTTTGAAGCCGTAAGCGGTTTTGACGGCATCGACCACGTAGCTTCCGGCGACGATGAGCTGCTCATGCACAAAATCGCGAGCCGCTATCCTGGCGGGGTTAAGTTTCTGAAAAGCCCGGACGCCATTGTCCATACGGCTCCGCAGCCGGGCCTGCGCGCCTTTTACCACCAGCGGAAACGCTGGGCCAGCAAATGGCGGGCTTACCAGAGCATCTTGCCGTCGCTGCTGGCGGTTTTCATCTTTGCCAGCAACCTGGCCGTTCCGCTGGCCGTGATCGGGTACTGGTGCTTCGGGGTTTCCGGTTACCAACTTATCGGCCTGACTGCCTTGAAAGCTGTGCCGGAGTGGCTATTTTTGGGCTCCGTGCTGACGTTTCTGAAAAAGAAGCGCGTCCTGATCTGGATTCCGGTTACTCAACTGGTCTATCCGCTGTACGTTGTTTTTTTTGGATTAGCCGCCCAGCAAAAAGGGTTTCGGTGGAAGGGCCGGGACCTGCAGTAACGGCCTTAAATCGTCTGAGAACCAACCTATGTTTCTGCATAAAACGAATTTCCTGCTCCGGGCCCTGTTTCCCCGCTACACCTGGCGCGTTCCGACGCGGGAAAAAGTCATTTACCTGACCTTCGACGACGGACCGATTCCGGAAGTGACCGAATTTGTGCTGGAAACCCTGGGACAGCACCGGGCCCAAGCCACCTTTTTCTGCATTGGCGACAACATCCGGAAACATCCCGGCATCTACCAGCTGGTCCAGAACGGGGGGCACTCGATTGGCAACCACACGTTCAACCACCTCAACGGCTGGAAAACCGACGATCAGCCGTATCTGGAAAATTTTCGTCAGTGTCAGCAGCAACTGGGCGTGACCACCCGGCTGTTTCGTCCGCCCTACGGTCGGGCCCGGCGCAGTCAGGCTGCCGAGATCCTGAAAACGCACGATGTGATTATGTGGGATGTGCTGACGGGCGACTTTTCCCAGTCCCTGACGCCGGACGTGGTTTTGGCGAAAACGCTGAAATACACCGAGCCGGGGTCAATCCTGCTGTTTCACGACAGCC
This Larkinella insperata DNA region includes the following protein-coding sequences:
- a CDS encoding polysaccharide deacetylase family protein, whose product is MFLHKTNFLLRALFPRYTWRVPTREKVIYLTFDDGPIPEVTEFVLETLGQHRAQATFFCIGDNIRKHPGIYQLVQNGGHSIGNHTFNHLNGWKTDDQPYLENFRQCQQQLGVTTRLFRPPYGRARRSQAAEILKTHDVIMWDVLTGDFSQSLTPDVVLAKTLKYTEPGSILLFHDSLKAWPRMSYALPRVLDHFSEQGYRFERLPQTTPGS
- a CDS encoding glycosyltransferase produces the protein MIYVLIGISILYALFTLILAVTWWRMPVFRASSAPPPGNLPRISVIIPVRNEAFTLPLLLADLKAQTYAPDLFEVIVADDSSTDNTLQIAQELARAVPYALRPLPLANEPTTSPKKRAIRQSITQATGDLIVTTDGDCRVGPRWLESIAVFYQQTGARLISGPISFNSDHTVFGNLQTVESSSLIGAGACTMYLGSPTMCNGANLTYEKRVFEAVSGFDGIDHVASGDDELLMHKIASRYPGGVKFLKSPDAIVHTAPQPGLRAFYHQRKRWASKWRAYQSILPSLLAVFIFASNLAVPLAVIGYWCFGVSGYQLIGLTALKAVPEWLFLGSVLTFLKKKRVLIWIPVTQLVYPLYVVFFGLAAQQKGFRWKGRDLQ
- a CDS encoding lysylphosphatidylglycerol synthase transmembrane domain-containing protein, with protein sequence MQSNGFVPQRTYSRTKKIAFWSKIGILLLIVSYIFLTVNRQQHDFQSAWRYWQNANWLSFSAFLLLLLTPVNWLLEALKWQILVRRVEPISLGEATQGVLAGLAMGFALPAQLGDTAGRLLSLRSDQRWEGIGAALVSGGMQFFAALFFGTVALFVRLQTGATELPMAQWILFWLLLLTLALGLLAGWFRHRLAHLPFRWMQRWEKYWAVAAHYTTPELWLAFGVAALRYLTFSLQFYLAMNLFGIDLPIRETTTGIGLVYLGKTIIPAFNLLSDLGVREATSMWVFGQWQVPATQILSATLTLWLINILAPVLVGLFWVWKLKLTNRH
- the ruvC gene encoding crossover junction endodeoxyribonuclease RuvC; the protein is MPVSTPAPEHELYEKIILGVDPGTQIAGYGVIGIRKAQMDMLQYGVIHLSKYSTHELKLKKLFERMIQLIEEYLPDEMAIEDPFFGKNVQAMLKLGRAQGVVMAAALSRGIPIVEYAPRRVKQSVTGNGNAAKEQVSHMVGHLLRVELDPEFFDATDALAIAICHYFHKDALPGKKSTGKKTKKGAWSAFVNENPGRIS